In Zingiber officinale cultivar Zhangliang chromosome 8B, Zo_v1.1, whole genome shotgun sequence, a single genomic region encodes these proteins:
- the LOC122016588 gene encoding 2-oxoglutarate-dependent dioxygenase 11-like — translation MGSLPVPNVQSLSAASHAAADVPHRYIRPDLDTHPVAASDAAVDIPIIDFGRLRDPKSHLHESSKLHLACQNWGFFQLINHNVPTQVVEKIRFDVLRFFQLPLAEKRQVAQAAGDLQGYGQLFVVSEEQKLDWADMLYLNTQPDTERAMRFWPTQPPSFSVALDNYSSELKNLAECLMEIMAKNLGLGMDVVTEKFKVGIQSIRFNYYPPCAQAHKVLGFSQHSDSDLITFVLQVNQVQGLQIKRRGEWVPVRAHHGAFIVNLGDIFEIYSNGRYKSIEHRVVVNTEMERLSIATFHSPKSDAVIGPLQEMIGGSGAKYRSVDHESFMKLFFSSKLDGKSFLDSMRCES, via the exons ATGGGGTCTCTCCCGGTGCCTAACGTCCAATCTCTTTCCGCCGCTTCCCACGCCGCCGCCGATGTCCCCCACAGGTACATCCGCCCCGACCTCGACACCCACCCTGTCGCCGCCTCCGACGCTGCCGTCGACATACCCATCATCGACTTCGGCCGACTCCGCGATCCCAAATCCCACCTTCACGAGTCTTCCAAGCTCCATCTCGCCTGCCAAAACTGGGGATTCTTCCAG TTGATAAATCACAACGTCCCTACCCAAGTGGTTGAGAAGATCCGGTTCGATGTCCTCCGGTTCTTCCAGCTTCCGTTGGCAGAGAAGAGGCAGGTGGCGCAGGCGGCTGGCGATCTCCAAGGCTACGGGCAGCTGTTTGTGGTGTCAGAAGAACAGAAACTAGATTGGGCTGACATGCTCTATCTCAATACTCAACCTGATACCGAGAGAGCCATGAGATTTTGGCCCACTCAACCCCCTTCCTTCAG TGTTGCATTGGATAACTACTCTTCGGAGCTGAAAAACCTAGCAGAATGTTTGATGGAAATCATGGCTAAAAACTTAGGACTTGGCATGGATGTGGTGACGGAGAAGTTTAAAGTTGGCATTCAGTCAATCAGATTCAACTACTACCCTCCTTGCGCCCAAGCCCACAAGGTGTTGGGTTTCTCCCAACACTCTGATTCTGATCTAATAACATTCGTTCTCCAAGTCAATCAAGTCCAAGGGTTGCAAATAAAGAGAAGAGGGGAATGGGTCCCTGTCAGGGCTCATCATGGTGCATTCATTGTTAACCTAGGTGACATATTTGAG ATATATAGCAATGGTAGATACAAAAGTATTGAGCACAGGGTTGTAGTGAACACTGAGATGGAACGATTGTCCATAGCAACATTCCACAGCCCCAAGTCCGATGCTGTGATAGGCCCGCTGCAGGAGATGATCGGAGGAAGTGGTGCAAAGTATAGAAGTGTGGACCATGAGAGCTTTATGAAGCTGTTCTTCTCTTCAAAACTTGATGGGAAGAGCTTCTTGGATTCCATGAGATGTGAGTCATGA